The genomic interval CCTTGCGCACTCCCTTATGCACCCCTCGCATGAGATAACCAAGACATATCTGGCCAAGGTCAAGGGGGTCATTGAGGATAGCGCTATTGAAAAATTGAGAAAAGGTGTAAAACTGAGAGAAGGCCTGACCGCTCCTGCGACGGTAAACAAGTTGAAAAAGACTGATGCCAACTGCTGGGTTGAGATTACTGTTCACGAAGGGAGATACCGCCAGGTCAGGAGGATGCTGGAGGAAGTAGGGTATCCGGTCATAAAGCTCATCCGCGTAACTTACGGCCCGTTGGCCCTCGGGAATGTTCCTCTGGGCAAATACAGGCATCTGACGCCGGATGAGGTAAAACTCCTGAAGGATGAGTCAACAGGAGTTATCAGGAAAAGGACAGCAACAGGCAGGTAGGCAATTCCGGGGACACCATACTTAATTCTGTAATTTTACAGAATTAAGTATGGTGTCCCCGGAATTAAAGAAAAATCCCCCTTAGTCCCCCTTTTCAAAGGG from Nitrospirota bacterium carries:
- a CDS encoding rRNA pseudouridine synthase is translated as MQERLQKIISAAGVASRRKAEELIVEGCVTVNGRIVSELGAKADPEKDAIKVSGKLIHLPQSKTYIVLNKPRGYITSMKDPEGRPVVTELLKGVKARVVPVGRLDYDTEGLLILTNDGDLAHSLMHPSHEITKTYLAKVKGVIEDSAIEKLRKGVKLREGLTAPATVNKLKKTDANCWVEITVHEGRYRQVRRMLEEVGYPVIKLIRVTYGPLALGNVPLGKYRHLTPDEVKLLKDESTGVIRKRTATGR